Genomic segment of Rhodococcus sp. W8901:
GGTGCTGGCCGTCATGGGCAGTGCCTCCTGCTGCAGTCACGGTCGGCGCGATGTGGTGGCCGACACGATGGGACGGCCGACCGCAGTGCGGCCGTGCCGTCGATTCGGTGGACGAATCTCGAGATGATTCTTTCAGAACCCCCACGATGAGTGGGCTGCTGGGCCACCTCGACGGCGGAACAGGAATACTGGACACCGTGCCAGAGAAGAAGCCCCGCATTCTGCAGAACGGCCACGACATGGCGTGGTCGCTCATCCCGCTCGTCCTGGCGTGTCTGCTGATCGCGGCAATCGCGAGCCAGTGCTCGTTCAGCCCGGGTGGCCCCAAGCCGGGTCCGATCCCCAGCTTCGACGCCGACGCCGCGTTCAAGTACGACTCCCGCGAGCTCGGGTTCCCGATCCGGCAGCCGGAGATCCCCGAGGGCTGGACCCCGAACTCGGGCAGCCGGAGCATCGTCTCCGGTGACGGTGGCGGCGACTCGAGCAACATCGGGTTCATCACCGAGGTCGGCCGCTACATCCAGCTGACCCAGAGTGATGCCACCGTCGAGGCACTGGTCCCGTTCATCGCCGGGGAGCCGCGCATCCAGACCGGCACCGAGCAGATCGGCGGCCGCACGTGGGACGTGTTCGACGACGGTGACTCCGAGGCGATCTGGATCTCCGACTTCGGAGACGCCCGCGTGCTTGTCACCGGGCCGGCCCCGGCGGAAGACTTCACACAGCTCGCGACCGCGATCAGCGGCGTCGAGCCGTTGCAGCGCTAGGACCGCGGCTCGCGGCAGACACCGCTGTCGGCTAGTCGTCGTCGGTCGCGTCTGCCGCGTTGTCGGAGTGGGCGAGCGCGTCCTCGACCCGCTTGCGGGCACCGGCGAGATGCTCCTCGCAGCGCTTCGCCAGCGCCTCGCCGCGCTCCCACAGCGCCAGCGATTCGTCCAGGTCGAGGCCACCCAGCTCGAGGGTCTTCACGACGACGACCAGTTCGTCCCGGGCCGCCTCGTAGCCGAGTTCGGCGACATCAGAGTTGCTCATGGTTGCTCAGGACTCTCTTCCCATCACGGCGGCACGGACGGCGCCGTCTGCCAATCTGACTCGAATCTGCGTTCCCGGCGGCGCGTCGTCCACCGACCGCAGCACCTCGGGTTCGGCGTCCCCCAACACCCGCTGGACCACCGCGTAGCCCCGCGCGAGGGTCGCGGCCGGCCCGAGGGTCGTCAGTCGGGCCTGGAGATGTTCGACGGTGGTCGACTCGGTGGCGATCGCGCGCGTCACGTCCCGGCGCGCGGCGTCACGCAACCGTTCGACTTCCTCGGCCCGACGGTCGACGGCCTGCAGCGGGTCGGCGAGTACCGGGCGGCTGCGGAGTTGCGCGACCAGATGAGACTCGCGCTGCACCCAGTTCCGCAGTGCGGCGGCGCTCCGCTGCCGCAGATCGGACACCAGTGCCTGCTCGGCGACGGCGTCCGGCACGACCCGCTTGGCGGCGTCGGTGGGCGTGGCCGCCCGCAGATCGGCGACGTGGTCACTGAGCGGGCTGTCCGGTTCGTGGCCGATCGCGCTCACCACCGGGGTGGTGCACTTGACGATCGCGCGGCACAGCGTCTCGTCCGAGAACGGCAGCAGATCCTCGACGCTGCCGCCGCCGCGGGCGAGGATGATCACGTCCACGCGTGGGTCGCGGTCCAGTTCCTCGAGCGCTTCGATGATCTGCGGCACCGCGGTGGGGCCCTGCACGGCGGTGTTGCGAACCTCGAACCGCACGGCCGGCCAGCGGCGCTCGGCAACGCTGAGCACGTCCCGTTCGGCAGCGCTGGCCCGTCCGGTTACGAGGCCGATCGTGCCGGGCAGGAACGGCAGCGGACGCTTGAGCCGCGGGTCGAACAGGCACTCTGCGGCCAGCAGCGCGCGCAGCCGCTCGATCCGGGCCAGCAGTTCGCCGATGCCGACCGCGCGGATCTCCGTCACCCGCAGCGAGACGCTGCCGCGGCCGGTGTAGAACGACAGCTTGCCGAACATCACCACCCGGCTGCCCTCGGTGAGTGGTACGGGGGCGTCCCGCAGCAGTTGCGGCGAGCACGTCACCGACAACGACATGTCGACCGACGGATCGCGCAGGACGAGAAACGCGGTCCGTGTCCCCGGCCTGGCGTTGATCTGGGTGATCTGACCTTCGACCCACACACTGCCGAGTCGATCGATCCACTGCGCGACCTTGGTGGAGACGGTCCGGACCGGCCAGGGCTGTTCGGCCGTGCTGGGCGACGGGCCGCTGGCGGCGGAGGCGGGGCGCGCGGAAGTCACTTGGCTTTGGCGGAGGTGATGCGGTTGGCGAGCATGGTCTGGAACGGCGCCCGGGCCGCGGTGCGCTCCTCGTACTCGAGCAGCGTCGTCAGATCCTCCACCGACAGCGACCGCAGGCGAGAGCGCAGTTGGGCGAGCGTCAGCGCCGCGTAGTCGAGTTCCTCGGCGATCTCCGGAACCGGGATCTCGTCGGAATCGTCGGTCGTCTTCTCCGGGGTCGTCTTCGCGGTGGGGGCCGCCGGGTTCGACGCCGGTTCCCCCGCGTCGCCGTTGTCGGCGGGCGTCATCGAGTACAGCGCGAACCTGCCCGGTGCCGCGGGCCGGTCGTCGTCGACATCGACTTCACCGTCGGTGTCGAAGTCGGAGGTGTGGTCCTCGTCGAACACCGCCCACGACGGTTCCTCCTCGGCTCGGTTGAGCAGGCAGAACGCCTGGTCGCCCTTGATCGCGAGCGCAGTCATGGACTGCTGCATCCGCATCGTCGTCTGCAGGACCTGGCTGACCGCGGTCATCGGCAGTGTCACGGCCGTGGACGGCAGCTTGAGCGCCTCTTCGTAGGCCGTGATGGCCATTCCGGCGGCGACGCGCGCCACGAACGGGGGACGGATCATGCAAACAGCCTGCCTCACGATGGCGCTATTTGGTAGCTGACGGGACCGAACGTCGGCGAGTGGCCGTGTGCTGCGGGGGTGGGCGACGACCTGCCCCGTAGGCTGGGGTCATGTCTTCGGCAGTTCCTCTCAATCTGGGTATCGCACGATCTGCGGGTTCCGACGCGGCCGGTGCGGGCAAGCGGATCCTTCTCGCCGAGCCGCGTGGCTACTGCGCGGGCGTCGACCGCGCGGTCGAGACGGTCGAGAAGGCACTCGAGAAGCACGGTGCTCCGATCTACGTGCGCAAGGAGATCGTGCACAACCGGCACGTCGTGGACACGCTCGCGGAGCGGGGCGTCGTCTTCGTCGACGAGACCGACGAGGTGCCCGAGAACTCGGTACTCGTGTTCTCCGCACACGGGGTGTCCCCGGCCGTGCATGCGGCGGCCGCGGAGCGCAGCCTGCACACCATCGACGCGACGTGCCCGCTGGTGACCAAGGTGCACCAGGAGGCCAAGCGGTTCGCCCGCGACGACTACGACATCCTGCTGATCGGCCACGAGGGTCACGAGGAGGTCGAGGGCACCGCCGGTGAGGCACCCGAGCACGTGCAGATCGTCGACGGTCCCGACTCGGTGGACTCGATCACGGTTCGCGACGAGGACAAGGTGATCTGGCTGTCGCAGACAACGCTGTCGGTCGACGAGACCATGGAGACCGTCGAGCGCCTGCGGCAGAAGTTCCCGAAGCTGCAGGATCCGCCGAGCGACGACATCTGCTACGCCACCCAGAACCGTCAGGTCGCGGTCAAGGCGATGGCCCCCGAATGCGATCTGGTGATCGTCGTCGGCTCGCGGAACTCGTCGAACTCGGTGCGCCTGGTCGAGGTCGCGCTCGGTGCGGGCGCCCGGGCCGCGTATCTGGTGGATTACGCCCGTGAGGTGGACCTCGCCTGGCTCGACGGGGTCCGCACGGTCGGCATCACGTCGGGTGCCTCGGTACCGGAGATCCTGGTCCGAGGCGTCATCAACCTGCTCGCCGAGCACGGTTTCGACGACGTACAGCCGGTGACCACCGCCAACGAGACGCTCGTGTTCGCGTTGCCGCGTGAGCTGCGGGCCGCCCGCGCATAGCGGCCACCCAGCGAACGAAGACCGCCCCTGGACGAGGTTTCGTCCCGGGGCGGTTTTTCGGTTTCGGCTACTGATCGATCGGGGGTTCGCGGCGCTGGCGGTAGCGGACCTGCGGCATCGGGTGCGCGGGGGCATCTGCCACCGGGCGGGCCGTGCGGACCGGGATCGGATCGCGATCGAGGGGCTCGCGGTTCCTGGCGATCGGCTCGTCGTACACGTTGTCGCGACGCGCGTTCTCCCTGCGTGCCGTGTCGCGATAGACCGGCTCCCGGCGGATCGGCTCGTGACGAATCGGCTCGCGGGGAACGGGGTCGTGATACCCGTCGCGTCCGCGACGCTGGTCGGGGCCCGCGTAGGTGCCGTTGTACGACGGCGCATGCGCCGTGGCGGGGTCGTGGGACGGGCGCGAGACGCGAGGATCACGGATGGGTTCGCGGTCGGGCTCACGGGCATCACGGCGGGGGCGCGAACGGCGGGCGGCGGGGGCCTGCTCGTCGCGGCGATCCGTGCGCGCCTCGGTGCGGGCGGGACGGGCGGACGTCCGCCGACCACGGGAACGAGCGGGTGCACTCTTGCTCTGCTGGACGAGGAACGTCCGGGCGCCGGCGATCAGCGCCACCACGACAGTGGCGGCCAGCATCAACGGGAAGCGGTTGACCAGCGGAATCGCGACGTTGAACGCGAGGTCCTTGAGTCCGGTGCCGGCATTGTCGGTGAGCACCTGCTGACCGATCGGCACCGCGACGAACAGGAGCAGCGGCGGCTGCACGACCGCGGTGAACAATCCCCGCTGGCGGACGGCGAGGACCGCCAGCACACACCCGAGGAAGTACATCGTCGAGAAGGTCGAGGTCAGCTCGTTGCCCGACATACCGTCGAATGCGAAGCCGAGGAAGGTCAACCCAGCGGCGACTGCGACAGCTCCCCAGGCGGGTATGCCGGGAATGGTGGGGAGGGCCGATCTCTGGTCGAGCGGCACCCCGGATCTAGCACGTTGGGTTGCGGACACACTTCGACAGTAGTCGCTAACGGTCGGGTTGATTCGTTGGCGGGACCGTCGGAAGCCGAGAAATCGGCCGATGCGAAGGCTGCCGGCCGGCGCTCGAGCATCCTCGTGACACAGCCGAGACTGCCACGTCCACATCGGCGTGGTGTCGGCGGTGTGCTCTACCGTCTTGCGGCATGAGGATCCTGCACACGTCCGACTGGCACATCGGTCGCACGTTCCACGGCGTCGACCTGCTCGACGACCAGGCGCGGGTGCTCGATGCGATCGCGGAGACGGTCACCGCGCGCGATGTCGACGTCGTGGTCGTCCCCGGTGACGTGTACGACCGTTCGATCCCGAGTGCGGACGCGGTCACGGTCTGCAACCGGGGCTTCGAGGCGATCCGGGCAGCCGGTGCGGTGATTGTCGCCACATCGGGTAATCACGACTCGCCGGTGCGCCTCGGCGCGGGTGCGGCGTTCGCGGCGGCCGGTGGCCTGCACCTCCTGACCCGGGTGGGGGAGTTGGATACCCCGGTGCTGCTCGACGACGAGCACGGCCCGGTCGCGTTCTACGGCATCCCCTACCTCGAGCCCGAGATCACACGAGTGGAACTCGACGCGCCCCACGCGCGTTCGCACGCCGACATCCTCGACGTCGCGATGGCCCGCGTCCGCGCGGATCTCGATACGCGCAGAGCGGATGCGTCGGGGCTGCGCTCGGTGCTGCTCGCCCACGCCTTCGTCGTCGGCGGCGAGGCGACCGGCTCGGAGCGCTCGATCTCGGTCGGTGGCGTCGAGACGGTGTCGGCGTCCGCGTTCGACGGTGTCGACTATGTCGCACTCGGGCACCTGCACTCGCCGCAGACGCTGGCCGAGCACGTCCGCTACAGCGGCTCGCCGCTGCCGTACTCGTTCGGGGAGCGCTCGCACCGCAAGTCGGTGTGGTTGGTCGACGTCGACGCGGACGGGCTCGCCGCGGTGGAGCGGATCGATCTGCCGGTCGTGCGGGGGCTCAGCCAGCTCGTCGGAACGCTCGACGAACTGCTCAGTGACGCGGCGTTCGCATCCGCGGAGGAGCACTACGTCTCCGCGGTGCTCACCGATCCGCTCCGGCCGGTCGACGCGATGCGCGCCCTGCAGACCCGGTTCCCGTATGCCGTGCACATGGAATGGCAACGCCCCGAAGGAAATCCGGAGCTCAAGTACCGTGACCGGGTGCGCGGGCGCTCGGACCTGGAGGTGGCGCAGAGCTTCGTCTCCGATGTCCGCAGCGGCGCGACGGTGGGGGAGGTGCGCCTGCTCGAGCAGGCGCTGCGCAGTTCCACTGCGCCGGAGGAGTCGGTGTCCGGCGGCGCCCCGCGCGCCGACGCGATGGAGGTCTCGGCGTGAGGCTGCACAACCTGGAGGTGAGCGCGTTCGGGCCGTTCGCCCGGACCGTCGAGGTCGACTTCGACGAGCTCGGCTCGGACGGACTGTTCCTGCTGCACGGCCAGACCGGCGCGGGCAAGACGACGATCCTCGACGCGGTGGCGTTCGCGCTGTACGGCACGGTGCCCGGCGCCCGCAAGGACGGCAAGCGACTGCTGTCGGACCATGCGCCGGAGGGCTCGGTGCCGACCGTCCGGCTCGAGGCGACCATCGGGGGACGCCGGCTGCGCCTCACCCGCTCGCCCGAGTACCAGCGAGCCAAGAAGCGCGGCGCGGGAACCATCACGGAGAACGCGAAGGCGACGCTCGAGTGGTTGGACGGCAACGGCGAGAACCTGTCCCGGATCCCCGACATCGCGCGGGAGGTCGAGCGGCTGCTGGGGATGACCTCGGATCAGTTCTTCCAGGTGGTGCTGCTGCCCCAGGGGGAGTTCGCGAAGTTCCTGCGGGCCGACAACGAGGACCGCGGCAAGCTGCTCGAGAAACTGTTCGACACCATTCGGTTCAAGTCCGTCGAGCAGTGGTTCGTGGACCGGCGGCGGGCCAGCGCGGCCCGGGTCGAGGAGCATCGCAAGCAGGTGGACCTGCTGCTGGCGCGGGTCTCGACCGCCGCGGGCATCGAGGTGGGCACCGAAGGCGACCCACTGAGCTGGTCGAGGAAACTGCTGGAGCAGGCCGCCGAGACGGTCGACCTGGCGTCGGTGGAACTCGCACGTACCCGCACGGTCGAGGAGAAGGCGCGCGCTGCCGCCGCCGAGTCACGTCGCGTGCACGACCTCCAGCTTCGACGGGCCCGCGCGAATGCCGAACTGGCGCAGCTCGAGTCGGGTGCAGCCGAGCGTGACGAACTCGCCGCCGAGGTCGACCGCGCACGTCGCGCCGCCGCCGTTGGTGCCGTCGCCGCGGATGCCGAGTCCGCCGCGCGGGACGCCGAGACCGCGGTCTCGCGCGCCCGTGCCCTCGCCGACGGCCTGAGCGCATCCGCGGACGGTGCCGGTCTGGTCGCCCCGCTGTCGTGGCCGCAGACCGAGACGGACCGGGACACGATCCGGGCGCAGGCGCGGGCCTGGACCGCGGAGGTGGTCCGCCTGGACGCCCTGCTCGCGGAGGCCCGGACCGCCGATCAGCTCGGTCGCGATCTGGAGGCGATGCGTGGCCGCGGCGTCGAGCTGTCCCGCCGCGCGCAGGAGCTGGCGAGCGCCCGCGTGCAGTGGCCGGAGGAACTGCGCGCGGCGGAGGAGGCGGTGCGGTCCGCCGAGCATGCGCAGGCGGCACTGCCGGCCCTGGAGGAGACCTGCGCCCGCGCCGCGGACGCCGCGGCCGCGGCGACCGAGTTGATGTCGACCCGCGCCTCCCTGGGCGAACGACGCCAGGGCGCCGCGAACGCCAGGACCCGCCACCAGGACGCTCGGGACCGATTGCTCGACCTGCGGGAGCGGCGCATCGCCGGCATGGCTGCCGAGCTCGCCGCGGAACTGGTCGACGGCGACAAGTGTGCGGTCTGCGGCTCGGTCGAGCATCCCGAGCCCGCGCGTCCCGGCGACTCCACCGTCACCAAGACCGACGAGGACGCCGCACGGGTCGCCGAACAGAAGGCCGCCGCCGCGTTCGAGGCGGAGACCGAGCGGGTCACCCAGCTCGAACGGACCGCGGATCTGCTGATCCAGCGTGGCGGCGACGGGGACCGTGACGCGCTGCGGCAGGCGCATGCTGTCGCGACCGCCGACGTCGAGCGCGCGCGGGACGCAGCGGCCAGGCTCGCGCGGGCGACCGGTGCGGTAGACGAACTGCGTTCCCGCGGTGTGCAGTTGGAAGAACAGTCGCGCGCGGTGGACAACGAGCGCACCGCGCTCGAGACGCGCATCGAGTCCGCCGACGAACAGGTCCGCCGGATGCGCGACCGGATGGTGGAGGCTGCCGGGACCGATCGGAGCGTGCCGGCCCGGCGGGAGCGGTTTGATGTCCTCGCGACCTGGGCCGCCGAATTGCTCGACGCCCGCGATCGCGCCGCCACGCTCGACACCGCCGCACGTGAACTGTCGGACCGGGCACAAACGGCAGCGGCCGACGCCGGCTTCGCCTCGCTGGCCGAGGCGCTTGCGGCGGTGCGGCCCGCGGCGCGGATCGAGCAGATCGATGCGGTCCTGACCGCGGCCCGGGACCGGCTCGTCGCCGCCAACGCGGTGCTGTCCGAACCCGACGTCCAGGCGATCGCGGCCCTCGACCCGGTGGACCCGTCGGTGCCGGAAGCGACGGCGCGCGAGGCCGCGACGGCGGTGGAGGTTGCCGCCACGGTGGTGGCCGAGGCGGAGACCCGCCGCACCAACGTCGAGCGGTTGACGACCCAACTCGCGGCCGCGATGAAGGGCCTGGGGCCGGTGCTGGCGCAGCACGACGAGCTGGCCGGACTGGCCGACGTCGTCGAGGGGCGCGGCCAGAACTCGCGCAAGATGTCGCTGCGGTCGTACGTCCTGGCCTCTCGGCTCGAGGAGGTCGCGGTGTCGGCGTCGGTGCGGCTGCGCCGGATGTCGGCCGGACGCTACGAGTTCGTGCACTCCGACGAGGCCGGTTCGCGTGGCCGCCGCGGCGGGCTGGGCCTGGACATCCGTGACGACTACACCGGCGTCGTCCGCTCGGCGAAGACGCTCTCGGGTGGCGAGTCGTTCCTCGCGTCGCTGTCGCTGGCACTCGGTCTCGCCGACGTCGT
This window contains:
- a CDS encoding DUF4245 domain-containing protein; this translates as MSGLLGHLDGGTGILDTVPEKKPRILQNGHDMAWSLIPLVLACLLIAAIASQCSFSPGGPKPGPIPSFDADAAFKYDSRELGFPIRQPEIPEGWTPNSGSRSIVSGDGGGDSSNIGFITEVGRYIQLTQSDATVEALVPFIAGEPRIQTGTEQIGGRTWDVFDDGDSEAIWISDFGDARVLVTGPAPAEDFTQLATAISGVEPLQR
- a CDS encoding exodeoxyribonuclease VII small subunit, which encodes MSNSDVAELGYEAARDELVVVVKTLELGGLDLDESLALWERGEALAKRCEEHLAGARKRVEDALAHSDNAADATDDD
- the xseA gene encoding exodeoxyribonuclease VII large subunit, which translates into the protein MTSARPASAASGPSPSTAEQPWPVRTVSTKVAQWIDRLGSVWVEGQITQINARPGTRTAFLVLRDPSVDMSLSVTCSPQLLRDAPVPLTEGSRVVMFGKLSFYTGRGSVSLRVTEIRAVGIGELLARIERLRALLAAECLFDPRLKRPLPFLPGTIGLVTGRASAAERDVLSVAERRWPAVRFEVRNTAVQGPTAVPQIIEALEELDRDPRVDVIILARGGGSVEDLLPFSDETLCRAIVKCTTPVVSAIGHEPDSPLSDHVADLRAATPTDAAKRVVPDAVAEQALVSDLRQRSAAALRNWVQRESHLVAQLRSRPVLADPLQAVDRRAEEVERLRDAARRDVTRAIATESTTVEHLQARLTTLGPAATLARGYAVVQRVLGDAEPEVLRSVDDAPPGTQIRVRLADGAVRAAVMGRES
- a CDS encoding lipid droplet-associated protein — encoded protein: MIRPPFVARVAAGMAITAYEEALKLPSTAVTLPMTAVSQVLQTTMRMQQSMTALAIKGDQAFCLLNRAEEEPSWAVFDEDHTSDFDTDGEVDVDDDRPAAPGRFALYSMTPADNGDAGEPASNPAAPTAKTTPEKTTDDSDEIPVPEIAEELDYAALTLAQLRSRLRSLSVEDLTTLLEYEERTAARAPFQTMLANRITSAKAK
- a CDS encoding 4-hydroxy-3-methylbut-2-enyl diphosphate reductase, encoding MSSAVPLNLGIARSAGSDAAGAGKRILLAEPRGYCAGVDRAVETVEKALEKHGAPIYVRKEIVHNRHVVDTLAERGVVFVDETDEVPENSVLVFSAHGVSPAVHAAAAERSLHTIDATCPLVTKVHQEAKRFARDDYDILLIGHEGHEEVEGTAGEAPEHVQIVDGPDSVDSITVRDEDKVIWLSQTTLSVDETMETVERLRQKFPKLQDPPSDDICYATQNRQVAVKAMAPECDLVIVVGSRNSSNSVRLVEVALGAGARAAYLVDYAREVDLAWLDGVRTVGITSGASVPEILVRGVINLLAEHGFDDVQPVTTANETLVFALPRELRAARA
- a CDS encoding DUF6542 domain-containing protein, whose translation is MSATQRARSGVPLDQRSALPTIPGIPAWGAVAVAAGLTFLGFAFDGMSGNELTSTFSTMYFLGCVLAVLAVRQRGLFTAVVQPPLLLFVAVPIGQQVLTDNAGTGLKDLAFNVAIPLVNRFPLMLAATVVVALIAGARTFLVQQSKSAPARSRGRRTSARPARTEARTDRRDEQAPAARRSRPRRDAREPDREPIRDPRVSRPSHDPATAHAPSYNGTYAGPDQRRGRDGYHDPVPREPIRHEPIRREPVYRDTARRENARRDNVYDEPIARNREPLDRDPIPVRTARPVADAPAHPMPQVRYRQRREPPIDQ
- a CDS encoding metallophosphoesterase family protein yields the protein MRILHTSDWHIGRTFHGVDLLDDQARVLDAIAETVTARDVDVVVVPGDVYDRSIPSADAVTVCNRGFEAIRAAGAVIVATSGNHDSPVRLGAGAAFAAAGGLHLLTRVGELDTPVLLDDEHGPVAFYGIPYLEPEITRVELDAPHARSHADILDVAMARVRADLDTRRADASGLRSVLLAHAFVVGGEATGSERSISVGGVETVSASAFDGVDYVALGHLHSPQTLAEHVRYSGSPLPYSFGERSHRKSVWLVDVDADGLAAVERIDLPVVRGLSQLVGTLDELLSDAAFASAEEHYVSAVLTDPLRPVDAMRALQTRFPYAVHMEWQRPEGNPELKYRDRVRGRSDLEVAQSFVSDVRSGATVGEVRLLEQALRSSTAPEESVSGGAPRADAMEVSA
- a CDS encoding AAA family ATPase, whose product is MRLHNLEVSAFGPFARTVEVDFDELGSDGLFLLHGQTGAGKTTILDAVAFALYGTVPGARKDGKRLLSDHAPEGSVPTVRLEATIGGRRLRLTRSPEYQRAKKRGAGTITENAKATLEWLDGNGENLSRIPDIAREVERLLGMTSDQFFQVVLLPQGEFAKFLRADNEDRGKLLEKLFDTIRFKSVEQWFVDRRRASAARVEEHRKQVDLLLARVSTAAGIEVGTEGDPLSWSRKLLEQAAETVDLASVELARTRTVEEKARAAAAESRRVHDLQLRRARANAELAQLESGAAERDELAAEVDRARRAAAVGAVAADAESAARDAETAVSRARALADGLSASADGAGLVAPLSWPQTETDRDTIRAQARAWTAEVVRLDALLAEARTADQLGRDLEAMRGRGVELSRRAQELASARVQWPEELRAAEEAVRSAEHAQAALPALEETCARAADAAAAATELMSTRASLGERRQGAANARTRHQDARDRLLDLRERRIAGMAAELAAELVDGDKCAVCGSVEHPEPARPGDSTVTKTDEDAARVAEQKAAAAFEAETERVTQLERTADLLIQRGGDGDRDALRQAHAVATADVERARDAAARLARATGAVDELRSRGVQLEEQSRAVDNERTALETRIESADEQVRRMRDRMVEAAGTDRSVPARRERFDVLATWAAELLDARDRAATLDTAARELSDRAQTAAADAGFASLAEALAAVRPAARIEQIDAVLTAARDRLVAANAVLSEPDVQAIAALDPVDPSVPEATAREAATAVEVAATVVAEAETRRTNVERLTTQLAAAMKGLGPVLAQHDELAGLADVVEGRGQNSRKMSLRSYVLASRLEEVAVSASVRLRRMSAGRYEFVHSDEAGSRGRRGGLGLDIRDDYTGVVRSAKTLSGGESFLASLSLALGLADVVAAESGGVVLDTMFIDEGFGTLDADTLDLVMGVLDELREGGRVVGIVSHVDEMRQRIPSRLHVVRGRTGSTVEMIAG